One Methylophaga marina DNA window includes the following coding sequences:
- a CDS encoding class II glutamine amidotransferase, with the protein MCGIVGLYLKNDKYENRLGELFAPMLIAMTERGPDSAGFAVYGDEVDDGVKLTLRNEDEDYDWSALAKDIEAKLDTKVEWFQNSKVAVFKVDIDAEAVENYLMENHQDVLIMSSGKSIEILKEVGLPERIVNLFHLENMKGSHIIGHTRMATESAVTMAGSHPFSTGMDLCLVHNGSLSNHNRLRQELKREGIHFETENDSEVAAGYLTYRLQQGDSLTEALEHALDDLDGFFTFTIGTKDGFAVVRDPIACKPAVIAETDDYVAMASEYQALTTLPGIENAKVWEPEPSKVYVWERTTH; encoded by the coding sequence ATGTGTGGAATCGTTGGCCTGTATTTGAAAAACGATAAGTACGAAAACCGTCTAGGTGAACTGTTTGCACCAATGTTAATTGCTATGACAGAGCGCGGCCCCGACAGTGCTGGTTTTGCAGTGTACGGTGATGAAGTAGACGACGGTGTTAAGTTAACGCTTCGTAATGAAGATGAGGACTATGATTGGTCAGCGTTGGCAAAAGACATTGAAGCCAAACTGGATACAAAAGTCGAATGGTTCCAAAACAGCAAGGTAGCGGTATTTAAAGTGGATATCGATGCTGAAGCGGTTGAGAACTATCTGATGGAAAATCATCAGGACGTGCTGATCATGAGCTCAGGTAAATCAATCGAAATCCTGAAAGAAGTCGGTTTACCAGAACGTATCGTCAACCTTTTCCACCTGGAAAACATGAAAGGCAGCCACATCATTGGTCATACACGTATGGCGACTGAATCAGCTGTAACCATGGCGGGTAGCCATCCTTTCTCAACAGGTATGGATCTGTGTCTGGTACATAACGGTTCTTTGTCAAACCACAACCGTCTGCGTCAGGAACTGAAACGTGAAGGCATTCACTTTGAAACTGAAAACGATTCAGAAGTGGCTGCAGGCTACCTGACATACCGCTTACAACAAGGCGATAGTCTGACTGAAGCCTTAGAGCATGCCTTGGACGACCTGGATGGTTTCTTCACGTTCACCATCGGTACTAAAGATGGCTTTGCTGTCGTTCGTGACCCAATTGCCTGCAAACCAGCAGTGATTGCAGAAACGGATGATTACGTGGCTATGGCCTCTGAATATCAGGCTCTAACAACATTACCTGGCATTGAAAACGCCAAAGTTTGGGAACCAGAGCCTTCAAAAGTCTATGTTTGGGAACGTACCACGCACTAA
- a CDS encoding sarcosine oxidase subunit gamma: protein MQNDIFKSPVAFAQAPLKPINGIVNGMETAIAMADKAIEASRHELLSICDVSALNRFGVKGPNAAEWLAAAGLTLPEAKNSWTLQGKRELVLRLGGSEYLIEEPLNSQMVAQLNALPLNKAGVHKVIRNDASFIVSGKLATKLFSEVCAIDLSGDALEDNRLVMTIIAGVSVTVLRQMLNGQSVYRIWCDGTYGPYLWKTLLGITEEYGGGAIGFSFYHDIN, encoded by the coding sequence ATGCAAAACGACATTTTTAAAAGCCCGGTCGCTTTTGCTCAAGCCCCTTTGAAACCCATCAATGGGATCGTGAATGGCATGGAGACTGCAATAGCTATGGCTGACAAGGCCATTGAAGCTTCACGTCACGAGTTATTAAGTATTTGTGATGTGAGTGCATTAAATCGCTTTGGTGTGAAAGGACCCAATGCAGCTGAGTGGTTAGCTGCTGCCGGCCTGACACTGCCAGAAGCAAAAAATAGTTGGACACTACAAGGAAAACGCGAGTTAGTTTTAAGGTTGGGTGGCAGTGAGTATCTGATTGAGGAGCCGCTTAATTCACAAATGGTCGCTCAGTTAAATGCCTTGCCTTTAAACAAAGCAGGTGTTCACAAGGTAATACGCAACGATGCGTCATTTATTGTCAGTGGCAAGCTGGCAACAAAATTATTTTCTGAAGTCTGTGCTATCGACCTGTCGGGAGATGCACTTGAAGACAATCGTCTTGTCATGACTATCATCGCCGGTGTATCGGTAACGGTGCTGAGACAGATGCTGAATGGCCAATCTGTTTATCGCATTTGGTGTGATGGTACGTATGGACCCTATTTGTGGAAAACACTATTAGGCATCACCGAAGAATATGGTGGCGGTGCCATTGGGTTCAGTTTTTATCACGATATCAATTAA
- a CDS encoding FMN-binding glutamate synthase family protein, giving the protein MTEKKKYMTVPRESATFDKLTMAEIRRAADTGIYDIRGAGAKRKLPHFDDLLFLGASMSRYPLEGYREKCNTSVTLGTRFAKKPITIDTPVTIAGMSFGALSAYAKEALGRGASAVGTSTTTGDGGMTPEERGQSSKLVYQYLPSRYGMNPDDLRKADAIEVVLGQGAKPGGGGMLLGQKITERVAQMRTLPMGVDQRSACRHPDWTGPDDLEIKIKELREITDWQVPIYIKVGATRTYYDVKLAVKAGADVIVVDGMQGGTAATQDVFIEHVGIPTMAAIPQAVQALQEMGMHRKVQLIVSGGIRNGADVAKCMALGADAVAIGTAALVALGDNDPKWEEEYQKLGSTAGAYDDWHEGRDPAGISTQDPELMKRFDPVEGGRRLANYLRVLTLEAQTLARACGKNDLRHLEPEDLVALTVESAAMARVPLAGTSWIPGTHTF; this is encoded by the coding sequence ATGACTGAAAAGAAAAAATACATGACCGTACCGCGCGAGTCAGCGACGTTTGATAAATTGACGATGGCTGAAATCCGTCGCGCTGCTGATACGGGTATTTATGATATCCGTGGTGCCGGTGCCAAACGTAAATTGCCACATTTTGACGATTTGCTGTTCTTGGGCGCAAGTATGTCTCGTTACCCATTGGAAGGTTATCGTGAAAAATGTAATACCTCTGTGACTTTAGGTACTCGTTTTGCGAAAAAGCCTATCACTATTGATACGCCTGTCACGATTGCCGGTATGAGCTTCGGCGCGTTGTCTGCCTATGCTAAAGAAGCCTTAGGCCGTGGCGCCTCTGCTGTAGGCACATCTACCACGACAGGTGATGGTGGTATGACGCCAGAAGAGCGTGGTCAATCAAGCAAACTGGTTTACCAATACCTGCCATCACGTTATGGCATGAACCCAGACGACTTACGAAAAGCGGATGCGATCGAAGTGGTACTAGGCCAAGGTGCAAAACCAGGTGGCGGCGGTATGTTACTGGGTCAAAAGATCACTGAACGTGTTGCCCAAATGCGTACATTGCCCATGGGCGTAGACCAACGTTCAGCATGTCGTCATCCTGACTGGACGGGTCCTGACGATCTGGAAATCAAGATCAAAGAACTACGTGAAATCACAGACTGGCAAGTGCCTATCTACATCAAAGTCGGTGCAACACGTACTTACTATGATGTGAAGCTGGCGGTGAAAGCCGGGGCTGACGTTATCGTGGTCGACGGTATGCAAGGTGGTACAGCGGCAACGCAAGACGTGTTTATCGAACATGTCGGTATCCCAACTATGGCAGCGATTCCTCAAGCGGTTCAAGCCTTACAAGAAATGGGCATGCACCGTAAGGTTCAGCTGATTGTGTCTGGTGGTATCCGTAATGGTGCTGACGTCGCGAAATGTATGGCTTTAGGTGCTGACGCTGTCGCTATCGGTACCGCTGCATTGGTGGCATTAGGTGATAACGATCCTAAATGGGAAGAAGAGTACCAAAAACTGGGTTCGACAGCTGGTGCCTACGATGACTGGCACGAAGGTCGTGACCCGGCTGGTATTTCTACTCAGGATCCAGAGCTCATGAAACGCTTTGATCCAGTTGAAGGTGGTCGTCGTCTGGCTAACTACTTGCGTGTTCTGACACTGGAAGCACAAACCTTAGCGCGTGCTTGCGGCAAAAATGACCTGCGTCATCTGGAACCAGAAGACTTAGTCGCTTTGACAGTGGAATCAGCGGCAATGGCACGTGTGCCATTAGCTGGTACAAGCTGGATTCCAGGTACACACACATTCTAA
- a CDS encoding FAD-dependent oxidoreductase, translating into MPLGLLKYGLSSEHPAPRFFRDCTEPKKSYDAVIIGGGGHGLAAAYYLAKDYGITNVAVLEKGYIGGGNTGRNTTIVRSNYLTPEGVNFYDASVKLYEDLSEELDLNLFYSTRGHFTLAHTESAMRTMRWRAEVNKHVGVESYVVGPEEISKACPQLDISCSGQAPILGALYHAPGSVARHDAVAWGYAKEADRMGVEIFQMTEVTGIDTKGGKVVGVNTSKGYISTNRVLSAVAGFTPRITEMVDLQTPIVIHPLQACVSEPMKPWLDTILVSGSLHVYVSQSSRGELVMGSSLDPYEFHSTRSSLDFVEGLTTHITDMFPFLSNVKVVRQWAGMADITPDFAPIMGKTPLEGFYLDAGWGTWGFKATPISGKTMAETIAKDMAPDLIKSFRLSRFEDYELTGEKGAASVGH; encoded by the coding sequence ATGCCATTAGGGCTATTAAAATATGGTCTGAGTAGTGAACACCCGGCACCACGCTTTTTTAGGGACTGTACTGAACCTAAAAAATCCTACGATGCCGTGATTATCGGTGGCGGCGGACATGGTTTGGCGGCGGCGTATTACTTAGCCAAAGACTATGGCATTACCAATGTAGCCGTATTAGAAAAAGGCTATATCGGTGGCGGCAATACTGGCCGTAATACCACTATCGTACGTTCAAATTACCTGACACCAGAAGGCGTTAACTTCTACGATGCCAGCGTTAAATTGTACGAAGATTTATCAGAAGAATTAGACCTGAACCTGTTTTATTCAACTCGTGGGCACTTCACTTTAGCTCACACCGAATCTGCAATGAGAACCATGCGCTGGCGTGCAGAAGTGAATAAACATGTTGGGGTTGAGAGTTATGTCGTCGGTCCTGAGGAGATATCCAAAGCGTGTCCGCAACTGGATATCTCCTGCAGTGGCCAAGCACCGATCTTAGGCGCTTTGTATCACGCGCCGGGCTCAGTCGCTCGTCATGATGCTGTGGCATGGGGTTACGCCAAAGAAGCAGACCGCATGGGCGTAGAAATATTCCAAATGACGGAAGTCACGGGTATTGATACTAAAGGCGGCAAAGTCGTTGGTGTGAACACATCTAAAGGCTATATCAGTACAAATCGTGTTCTATCTGCAGTGGCAGGCTTTACACCACGCATCACTGAGATGGTGGACTTACAAACACCGATTGTGATTCATCCTTTACAAGCGTGTGTATCAGAACCGATGAAACCTTGGCTCGACACGATTTTGGTTTCAGGTAGCTTGCATGTGTACGTGAGCCAGTCGTCCCGCGGTGAACTGGTTATGGGGTCCTCATTAGATCCTTATGAATTCCATTCAACACGGTCATCACTGGATTTTGTTGAAGGACTCACCACGCACATCACCGATATGTTCCCGTTTTTATCGAATGTGAAAGTGGTGCGTCAATGGGCGGGTATGGCTGACATCACGCCTGACTTTGCACCGATTATGGGTAAAACACCATTAGAAGGGTTTTATCTGGATGCCGGATGGGGCACATGGGGATTTAAAGCCACACCGATCAGTGGCAAAACCATGGCCGAGACAATAGCCAAAGATATGGCTCCTGATCTTATTAAATCATTCCGTTTATCACGTTTTGAAGACTATGAGCTGACCGGTGAAAAAGGCGCAGCTTCGGTTGGTCACTAA
- a CDS encoding protein glxC, with protein sequence MSTKSVAESVTTSGKQTVDLAQQTVRDLNQALHDQNKELTIAEWEVLNPKGEHNLAVGLDQKLKVDIFGPVGYYCAGMNKEADITVHGHAGQGIAENMMSGSVRVKGNASSAAGATAHGGFLVIEGDAGSRCGISMKGIDIVVKGNVGHMSCFMGQAGSLVVCGDAGDALGDSLYEVHIYVKGSVKSLGADCIEKEMRQEHLDELSALLEKAGVDEDPKAFKRYGSARQLYNFKVDNASAY encoded by the coding sequence ATGAGTACTAAATCTGTAGCAGAATCAGTGACCACATCCGGCAAGCAAACGGTGGATTTGGCACAACAAACAGTTCGTGACTTGAATCAGGCTCTGCATGATCAAAACAAAGAACTGACCATTGCTGAATGGGAAGTATTAAACCCAAAAGGGGAGCATAACCTGGCTGTCGGTCTTGATCAGAAGCTTAAAGTCGATATCTTTGGCCCGGTTGGTTACTACTGTGCGGGTATGAATAAAGAAGCCGACATCACCGTTCATGGCCATGCTGGTCAAGGCATTGCTGAAAACATGATGTCAGGCAGCGTGCGTGTCAAAGGTAACGCTTCATCAGCAGCTGGTGCGACAGCGCATGGTGGCTTTTTGGTGATTGAAGGTGATGCCGGCTCACGTTGCGGTATCTCGATGAAAGGTATTGATATCGTTGTAAAAGGCAATGTCGGTCATATGAGCTGCTTTATGGGCCAAGCTGGTTCACTAGTGGTATGTGGTGATGCCGGTGATGCGCTGGGTGACTCGCTTTACGAAGTGCATATCTATGTAAAAGGTTCTGTGAAATCACTGGGTGCTGACTGCATCGAAAAAGAAATGCGTCAGGAACACCTGGATGAACTGTCGGCTTTACTAGAAAAAGCCGGTGTGGATGAAGATCCAAAAGCCTTCAAACGTTATGGTTCAGCTCGTCAGTTGTACAACTTCAAAGTTGATAACGCGAGTGCTTATTAA
- a CDS encoding FAD-dependent oxidoreductase, producing the protein MTSRIAKKRGEWINRDKPLTFQYEGQTVQGYEGDTISSALWAAGINVLGRSFKYHRARGVLSFANHDVNAMMTDGVDTNIRADIWPVADGMDIKAVNTIGGVLKDKNKYIDYLSPFLPVGFYYKTFYKPKSLFPFWEDKIRKAAGLGEVNFNYPRIIKPKKFAHCDVLVIGAGLSGLSAAIKAAEQGLDVIVVDENKQAGGSLSYDYAGEQTTSDTLVSLLGKVESNPNIRLITDAYAGGFYGDKLVPLVGKDGITKVWAKTVIVASGAFEQPPVFRYNDLPGVMMGSAAQRLIHRYAVKPFNKGVVVTANDYGYRTALDLASIGVEVVAVIDMRRNGAPRELAQKVRDKGISVHISSCIYEVIPTADKMGVKAVLISPYDDISAGADSGHTVRLPCDGVAMSAGWAPAAALLYQAGTKMRYDYSVEQFVPDELPEGVFAAGKVNGVFDFKARQLDGQRAAAEAAAFLGKTVDVVTVPKVEMASPSHPYPIVEHPKGKNFVDFDEDIQVKDFINAAKEGFDNIELMKRFTTVGMGPSQGKHSNMNAIRILARIRELPVEKIGTTTARPFFHPTPIGHLGGRGFHPHRYTAMHEWHVDNGGVMMEAGVWMRPAYYQYGGRSMTAMEAIQQEALAVRQQAGMIDGSTLGKIEVYGADATEFLERFYTGKFSKQKIGESRIALLLDEAGVMLDDGLAVRVEAEKFYVSTNSSNAATVYREMQRNVQAWGMQVTLVNLTGAIAAMTLAGPKSREILTSLTQADLSDSALPDGNMTQAQIAGVDAKIMRVSFVSDLAFEVHVPYKAGLHVWKQIMAAGQAHGIRPFGTDAQRLLRLEMGHHLISHDTDGLTNPFEAHSEALLKMDKPFFIGQRSLKIIAKKTLNKKLVNFVLEKGFASEMPNECNLVIEDGNIKGRVTSIAYSKYLNRVIGFAFVAPEQGSPGSTFSIRTDSGAMVEATVVEAPFFTYLITTENKHAKRHF; encoded by the coding sequence ATGACCAGCCGTATTGCTAAGAAACGAGGTGAGTGGATCAACCGTGACAAGCCGCTGACTTTTCAATATGAAGGTCAGACTGTGCAAGGTTACGAAGGCGATACCATTTCAAGTGCGCTGTGGGCGGCTGGTATTAATGTGCTGGGTCGTAGCTTTAAATATCACCGTGCACGTGGTGTATTGAGTTTTGCTAATCATGATGTCAACGCCATGATGACGGACGGTGTGGATACCAATATCCGTGCTGATATCTGGCCTGTGGCTGATGGTATGGATATCAAAGCCGTTAATACCATTGGTGGTGTATTAAAAGATAAAAACAAATATATCGATTATTTATCACCTTTCCTGCCGGTCGGTTTTTATTACAAAACATTTTATAAACCAAAAAGCCTGTTTCCTTTCTGGGAAGACAAAATCCGTAAGGCAGCTGGCTTGGGTGAAGTGAATTTTAATTACCCACGCATCATTAAACCGAAAAAGTTTGCACACTGTGATGTGTTAGTTATTGGTGCCGGTCTGTCTGGTTTATCGGCTGCTATCAAAGCCGCAGAACAAGGTCTGGATGTGATCGTCGTTGACGAAAATAAGCAAGCCGGTGGCAGTCTCTCATATGACTATGCGGGTGAACAGACGACAAGCGATACTTTGGTCAGCCTGCTAGGCAAAGTGGAGTCGAATCCGAATATTCGTTTGATTACCGATGCTTATGCTGGCGGTTTTTATGGCGATAAATTAGTGCCATTAGTCGGTAAAGACGGCATCACTAAAGTCTGGGCGAAAACGGTCATTGTGGCTTCTGGTGCGTTCGAGCAACCACCTGTATTCCGTTACAACGACTTACCTGGCGTGATGATGGGATCGGCTGCACAGCGTCTGATTCACCGTTATGCCGTTAAACCTTTTAATAAAGGTGTCGTGGTTACGGCCAATGACTATGGCTACCGCACAGCACTTGACCTGGCTTCTATTGGTGTAGAAGTGGTAGCAGTTATTGATATGCGTCGAAACGGCGCGCCACGTGAATTGGCTCAGAAAGTCAGAGACAAAGGCATTTCCGTTCATATCTCCAGCTGTATTTATGAGGTCATCCCAACCGCCGATAAAATGGGCGTAAAAGCAGTTCTGATAAGCCCTTATGATGATATCAGTGCTGGCGCTGACAGTGGTCACACTGTGCGTTTGCCATGTGATGGTGTTGCGATGAGTGCTGGCTGGGCGCCAGCCGCTGCCTTGCTGTATCAGGCGGGTACCAAAATGCGTTATGACTACAGCGTCGAGCAGTTTGTACCTGACGAGCTACCGGAAGGGGTGTTTGCTGCAGGTAAGGTTAATGGCGTATTTGATTTTAAAGCGCGTCAACTGGATGGTCAGCGTGCTGCAGCAGAAGCCGCCGCTTTCTTAGGTAAAACGGTCGATGTGGTGACTGTGCCAAAAGTGGAGATGGCATCACCTAGCCACCCTTATCCAATTGTTGAGCATCCAAAAGGCAAAAACTTTGTCGACTTTGACGAAGATATTCAGGTCAAAGATTTCATCAATGCTGCCAAAGAAGGTTTTGACAATATTGAGTTGATGAAACGCTTTACCACGGTGGGTATGGGCCCAAGCCAGGGTAAACATTCCAATATGAATGCCATTCGTATTCTGGCGAGAATACGTGAGTTACCGGTTGAGAAAATTGGTACTACCACAGCACGTCCATTTTTCCACCCAACACCGATTGGCCATCTGGGCGGACGTGGTTTCCATCCTCATCGTTATACAGCGATGCATGAATGGCATGTTGATAATGGTGGCGTAATGATGGAAGCGGGTGTGTGGATGCGTCCTGCGTATTACCAATATGGTGGTCGTTCAATGACGGCGATGGAAGCCATACAACAAGAAGCCTTAGCTGTTAGACAACAGGCTGGCATGATTGATGGCAGCACCTTAGGAAAAATTGAAGTCTACGGTGCAGATGCAACGGAATTTCTGGAACGCTTTTATACAGGCAAGTTCAGCAAACAAAAAATTGGTGAAAGTCGTATCGCTCTGCTGTTAGATGAAGCGGGTGTGATGTTGGATGACGGCCTGGCAGTTCGTGTCGAAGCAGAAAAATTCTATGTGTCGACCAACTCATCAAATGCGGCAACGGTTTACCGTGAAATGCAACGTAATGTTCAGGCTTGGGGAATGCAGGTCACATTGGTCAATCTGACCGGTGCTATCGCCGCTATGACACTGGCTGGACCTAAGTCACGTGAGATTTTAACCTCACTGACCCAAGCTGATCTGAGTGATTCAGCATTACCAGATGGCAATATGACTCAAGCTCAGATTGCTGGTGTGGATGCCAAAATTATGCGAGTCAGCTTTGTCTCTGACCTCGCCTTTGAAGTTCATGTCCCATACAAAGCGGGCTTACATGTGTGGAAACAAATCATGGCAGCAGGGCAGGCACACGGTATCCGCCCATTTGGTACCGATGCTCAACGTCTACTGCGTCTGGAAATGGGTCATCACTTAATTAGTCATGACACCGATGGTCTGACCAATCCATTCGAAGCGCATTCAGAAGCGTTACTCAAAATGGATAAACCGTTCTTTATCGGCCAACGCAGCTTGAAAATCATCGCTAAGAAAACACTCAACAAGAAGTTGGTGAACTTTGTGCTGGAGAAAGGCTTTGCCAGTGAAATGCCGAATGAATGCAATCTGGTGATTGAAGACGGCAATATCAAAGGTCGCGTTACCAGTATTGCTTATAGCAAATACCTCAACAGAGTCATTGGTTTTGCGTTTGTTGCACCAGAACAGGGCAGTCCGGGCTCAACGTTTTCTATTCGTACCGATAGCGGTGCAATGGTTGAAGCGACAGTCGTTGAAGCGCCTTTTTTCACCTACTTGATAACGACGGAGAATAAGCATGCAAAACGACATTTTTAA
- the glnT gene encoding type III glutamate--ammonia ligase — protein MKYEYDPKASPAEQLAHAQKFLAENNVKYVLAQFVDIHGVAKVKSVPADHLEDIVKTGAGFAGGAIWGMGIKPNGPDYMAMGDLSTLSLLPWQPGYARLICDGHVNGEPYSHDSRVVLKKQVSRLTEKGWVLYTGLEPEFSLLKKDEFGHLHPFDPTDTLQKPCYDYKGITRQSAFLEKLTESLIDVGLDIYQIDHEDANGQFEINYTYADALKSADDYVMFKMAASEIANEMGMVCSFMSKPFSNRPGNGMHMHMSIGDGEKSLFHDDSDETGHGLSKLAYHFMAGILAHAPALSAIAAPTVNSYKRLVVGRSLSGATWAPAYISYGNNNRSTMVRIPYGRIELRLPDGTCNPYLTAAAAIAAGLDGVERQLEAGPGYDINLYDLSPEELEEKGIGILPQNLHEALTALEKDDVIKGALGEEFVKEFLELKHMEWVEYMRHVSDWEINRYVEFY, from the coding sequence ATGAAGTATGAATATGACCCTAAGGCATCGCCAGCAGAACAATTAGCTCATGCACAGAAGTTCCTGGCTGAAAACAATGTGAAATATGTATTAGCTCAGTTTGTTGATATTCACGGTGTGGCCAAGGTCAAATCTGTGCCAGCGGATCATCTGGAAGACATTGTTAAAACCGGTGCCGGTTTTGCTGGTGGCGCTATTTGGGGCATGGGTATTAAACCGAATGGGCCAGATTACATGGCTATGGGGGACTTAAGCACATTGAGTTTACTGCCATGGCAGCCTGGATACGCACGCCTTATTTGTGATGGTCATGTTAACGGTGAGCCATATAGCCATGACAGTCGTGTTGTACTGAAAAAACAAGTTTCTCGTCTGACAGAAAAAGGCTGGGTTTTATATACCGGTTTAGAACCTGAATTTTCATTACTGAAAAAAGATGAGTTTGGTCATCTGCATCCATTTGACCCGACTGATACGCTACAAAAACCATGTTATGACTACAAAGGCATCACTCGTCAAAGTGCCTTCCTGGAAAAATTGACTGAGTCATTAATTGATGTTGGTTTAGATATTTATCAAATCGATCATGAAGATGCGAATGGTCAGTTTGAAATTAACTACACCTATGCGGATGCACTGAAGAGTGCTGATGACTATGTCATGTTCAAAATGGCAGCCAGCGAAATTGCGAATGAAATGGGCATGGTTTGCTCATTTATGTCTAAACCATTCAGTAATCGTCCTGGTAACGGCATGCATATGCATATGTCGATTGGCGATGGTGAGAAAAGTTTGTTCCATGATGACAGTGATGAAACAGGTCATGGTTTATCCAAACTGGCTTATCACTTTATGGCAGGTATTTTGGCTCATGCGCCAGCCTTATCTGCGATTGCCGCACCGACCGTTAACTCATACAAGCGTTTAGTTGTGGGTCGTTCATTATCGGGTGCGACTTGGGCACCAGCTTATATCTCATACGGTAACAACAACCGTTCGACCATGGTTCGTATTCCATACGGTCGTATCGAGTTACGCCTACCAGACGGCACATGCAACCCATACCTGACGGCAGCAGCAGCGATTGCCGCTGGTTTAGATGGTGTGGAACGTCAACTGGAAGCAGGTCCAGGTTATGACATCAATTTATATGACTTAAGCCCTGAAGAGCTGGAAGAAAAAGGCATTGGCATCCTGCCACAGAATCTTCATGAAGCACTGACTGCGTTAGAAAAAGATGACGTGATCAAAGGAGCATTAGGCGAAGAGTTTGTTAAAGAGTTCTTAGAACTTAAACACATGGAATGGGTGGAATACATGCGTCATGTATCTGATTGGGAAATCAATCGTTACGTTGAATTTTATTAA
- the folE2 gene encoding GTP cyclohydrolase FolE2 has protein sequence MNLPLTHRLEDVQNTPDKRQLIIDKVGIKSLRYPVLFQSTTETPIRVVAEFNMYVHLAADVKGTHMSRFIELLERPDSVFSLSNMPVFMTDMLELLGAKQGHVSLRFPYFISKAAPVSGVKSFMDYDITLTADYKDELELTVKAEIPVTSLCPCSKKISDYGAHNQRSLVTVEARINENMTLDALIQLIEEQASSQLYGLLKRPDEKYVTEFAYDNPKFVEDLVRDIAVALAQQNDVSGFRVECENFESIHNHSAYAVIDQL, from the coding sequence ATGAATCTTCCACTAACGCATCGACTTGAAGATGTCCAAAATACGCCCGACAAACGTCAACTCATCATTGATAAAGTCGGTATCAAGTCACTGCGTTATCCGGTTTTATTCCAATCAACGACAGAAACACCGATTCGTGTTGTCGCCGAATTTAATATGTATGTGCATTTAGCGGCCGATGTAAAAGGTACGCATATGTCACGTTTCATCGAATTACTGGAACGCCCTGATTCCGTTTTCAGCCTAAGTAACATGCCTGTATTTATGACCGATATGCTGGAATTACTAGGCGCCAAACAGGGCCATGTCAGCCTGAGATTCCCTTATTTCATCAGCAAAGCTGCACCTGTATCAGGTGTGAAAAGCTTTATGGATTATGACATCACGCTGACAGCCGATTACAAAGACGAACTGGAACTGACCGTCAAAGCTGAAATCCCCGTGACCAGCCTTTGCCCATGTTCTAAGAAGATTTCAGACTACGGTGCGCATAACCAACGTTCACTGGTTACTGTTGAAGCACGCATCAATGAAAATATGACACTGGATGCCCTAATTCAACTGATTGAAGAACAAGCATCTAGTCAGCTCTATGGCTTGTTGAAACGTCCAGATGAAAAGTATGTCACCGAGTTTGCTTACGATAATCCTAAGTTTGTTGAGGATTTAGTCAGAGATATCGCTGTCGCATTAGCTCAGCAAAATGATGTGTCGGGCTTTAGAGTCGAATGTGAAAACTTCGAATCTATTCACAATCATTCTGCCTACGCCGTAATTGACCAGTTATAA